Proteins from one Paludisphaera rhizosphaerae genomic window:
- a CDS encoding AAA family ATPase, which yields MLLRNLEIRDFRGFHHFRIPQPGRVNLLVGTNNYGKTSILEAVSFLAAVGEFSPIWHALRRRGEEIRSDVGPPPPAACRWDWRSRNGSWNFSGFRQD from the coding sequence ATGCTCTTGAGGAACCTGGAGATCCGCGACTTCCGGGGCTTTCATCACTTCCGAATCCCCCAACCGGGACGGGTCAACCTCCTGGTCGGGACCAACAACTACGGCAAGACGTCGATCCTGGAGGCGGTCAGCTTCCTGGCGGCCGTCGGGGAATTCTCGCCGATATGGCACGCGCTTCGGCGGCGAGGAGAAGAGATTCGAAGCGATGTCGGGCCGCCTCCTCCGGCCGCCTGCCGCTGGGATTGGCGTTCGCGCAATGGTTCATGGAACTTTTCCGGATTCCGCCAAGATTAG
- a CDS encoding FG-GAP repeat domain-containing protein gives MRINWGTTRRRRRRRTTRCVETLEDRRLMTYGAVRFVPSSSTPFELATNSPVLADFNGDGLLDMAMAAGNSQVGVALGYGNGKFGPARYFDTAASSAAASGSTTTVIVGDFNNDGKPDLAYARSGSSLPGYPSDFGVLLNTGAGSGSLSFEAAATTPARGLSYSLAVGDFNGDGKLDVAAGFRYGSRPGGVFLGNGDGTFQNGLDLPSADLATIETVAAADFNGDGVVDLAVTFANRRQSLESTIGILLGEGDGTFGTPSLFLAGSAPRALTMGDFNGDGVLDIATANAGSSPTDDFLKSVGVLIGDGRGGFTRRSVLPLSSIPIAVTAADLNGSGKLDLSVLDSDGRLTVLYGKGNGDFVRFGPRQSLFSAGAGASGNIAVGRIANRTLPDLAVLNGSGRVTVLLNHSRFSRPLHRRR, from the coding sequence ATGCGAATCAATTGGGGTACAACTCGGCGACGGCGGCGGCGACGAACGACCCGGTGCGTCGAGACGTTGGAGGATCGTCGGCTGATGACCTACGGCGCGGTCCGGTTCGTCCCGAGCTCGTCGACGCCGTTTGAGCTGGCGACGAACTCGCCGGTCCTGGCGGATTTCAACGGCGACGGCCTCCTCGACATGGCGATGGCCGCCGGGAACTCGCAGGTCGGCGTCGCGCTGGGCTATGGGAACGGGAAGTTCGGGCCGGCGCGGTACTTCGACACGGCGGCGAGTTCGGCCGCCGCGAGCGGATCGACGACGACGGTGATCGTGGGCGACTTCAACAACGACGGCAAGCCGGATCTTGCATACGCCCGTAGCGGCTCCAGCCTTCCCGGCTACCCCAGCGACTTCGGCGTGCTGCTCAACACGGGGGCGGGGTCGGGTTCCCTGAGCTTCGAAGCCGCCGCGACGACCCCCGCGCGGGGGCTCTCGTACAGCCTGGCCGTGGGCGACTTCAACGGCGACGGCAAGCTCGACGTCGCGGCGGGGTTCCGCTACGGCTCGCGCCCTGGCGGCGTCTTCCTGGGCAACGGCGACGGCACGTTCCAGAACGGCCTGGACCTTCCCTCCGCCGACCTGGCGACCATCGAAACCGTCGCCGCGGCCGACTTCAACGGCGACGGCGTCGTCGACCTGGCTGTGACCTTCGCCAATCGCCGGCAGTCGCTCGAATCGACGATCGGGATCCTGCTGGGCGAGGGCGACGGCACGTTCGGAACGCCGAGTCTGTTCCTGGCCGGCTCGGCGCCGAGAGCCCTGACCATGGGCGACTTCAACGGCGACGGCGTCCTCGACATCGCGACGGCCAACGCCGGCTCCTCGCCGACCGACGACTTCCTCAAGAGCGTGGGCGTCCTGATCGGCGACGGCCGGGGAGGCTTCACGCGGCGCTCCGTTCTCCCGCTTTCCTCCATCCCCATCGCCGTTACGGCCGCCGACCTCAACGGCAGCGGCAAGCTCGACCTGAGCGTGCTCGACTCCGACGGACGCCTGACCGTCCTCTACGGCAAGGGGAACGGCGACTTCGTCCGCTTCGGTCCTCGCCAGAGCCTCTTCTCGGCCGGCGCAGGGGCTTCGGGAAACATCGCCGTCGGCCGCATCGCCAACCGGACGCTCCCGGACCTTGCGGTCCTCAACGGCTCCGGCCGCGTCACCGTACTCCTGAACCACTCCCGGTTCTCGCGACCTCTCCACCGGCGCCGTTGA
- a CDS encoding FG-GAP repeat domain-containing protein → MNTYRSMTSRRRGTIGQAPEALEDRRLMTYGAARFVTGTPIAFDLAPQTAVLADFNLDGNLDLATFTRTSTVVGVALGKGNGAFRAPQYLPSPSNLNVTGLVVGDFNNDGKPDLAMTTYNYSNGDTPLGVLINTSASGGALSFAPVTTVDAGWRVRCLTAGDFNGDGKLDVAVGYADDSLNGIGVILGHGDGTFQPVMKSYFLQNFVSLGTADFNHDGKLDLTATYFNRSDVYPRPPVVYKAGVLLGDGTGSFQDMTDLDVGTSVTSLAVGDFNRDGALDIAAASAVSFGGYTSAGTNQATVLLGDGAGAFTKQATIPFASAATAVATADFNGDGRLDLAVLTPADDSLTVLYGDGRGGLVKFRPRQSVFPVDADASSNSIAVGRVANRTLPDVVVAAGSSGHVNVMLNRSRFSRPLRRHR, encoded by the coding sequence ATGAACACCTATCGCTCGATGACGAGTCGGCGGCGCGGGACGATTGGGCAGGCCCCGGAAGCGCTGGAGGATCGCCGGCTCATGACCTATGGCGCGGCGCGGTTCGTGACGGGGACGCCGATCGCCTTCGACCTCGCACCCCAGACGGCGGTGCTCGCGGATTTCAATCTCGACGGCAACCTCGACCTGGCGACGTTCACGAGGACGTCGACCGTCGTGGGAGTCGCGCTGGGCAAGGGGAACGGCGCGTTTCGGGCTCCGCAGTATCTCCCGTCTCCTTCGAATCTGAACGTGACGGGGTTGGTCGTGGGTGACTTCAACAACGACGGCAAGCCCGACCTGGCGATGACCACATACAATTACAGCAATGGAGACACCCCGCTGGGCGTCCTGATCAACACCAGCGCGAGCGGCGGCGCCTTGAGTTTCGCCCCCGTGACGACCGTGGACGCTGGATGGAGGGTGCGGTGCCTCACGGCGGGCGACTTCAACGGCGACGGCAAACTGGACGTCGCCGTGGGCTACGCGGATGATTCGCTGAACGGCATCGGCGTCATTCTGGGGCACGGCGACGGCACGTTCCAGCCTGTTATGAAGAGCTACTTCCTTCAGAACTTCGTCTCGCTGGGGACCGCCGACTTCAACCACGACGGCAAGCTCGACCTGACCGCGACCTACTTCAATCGTTCCGACGTCTACCCGCGTCCTCCCGTCGTTTACAAAGCCGGGGTCCTGCTGGGCGACGGGACCGGTTCGTTCCAGGACATGACGGACCTCGACGTCGGGACGAGCGTGACCTCGCTGGCCGTGGGCGACTTCAACCGCGACGGCGCCCTCGACATCGCCGCGGCCTCCGCCGTCTCCTTCGGCGGCTACACCAGCGCCGGGACCAATCAGGCGACCGTCCTGCTGGGCGATGGCGCGGGAGCCTTCACGAAGCAGGCGACGATCCCGTTCGCCTCCGCCGCCACCGCCGTCGCAACCGCCGACTTCAACGGCGACGGCCGGCTCGACCTGGCCGTCCTCACCCCCGCCGACGACTCATTGACGGTCCTCTACGGCGACGGTCGAGGCGGCCTCGTGAAATTCCGCCCCCGCCAGAGCGTCTTCCCGGTCGACGCCGACGCCTCCAGCAACTCCATCGCCGTGGGCCGCGTCGCCAATCGCACGCTCCCCGACGTCGTCGTCGCGGCCGGTTCGTCTGGCCACGTCAACGTGATGCTCAACCGCTCCCGGTTCTCGCGGCCGCTGCGTCGGCATCGTTGA
- a CDS encoding glycosyltransferase family 4 protein — protein MDTYRFGFVMEQALGHRVYHRNLETWSRGDTSYEATWMSVPSWRDDRWNRLPLLNRNYSVRMSFRARDLVRARQAEGPSFDALFYHTFVSSLFNRGASRDSPVVISMDATPLGFDALGAGYGHKADAPGLASRLKLRWYKRLFNSAAAVTCWNRWTAESLMNDYDVEPSRISVISPGADLDRWKPTHRDDRDNARPRLLFLGGEFERKGGRVLLDVFRSHLADRCELDIVSDEAPIESEGPIRVHRGVTHEKGGLKALFDAADVFVLPTRGDTLPLAITEAMASGLPVVSCRVGAIHEQVVEGETGLLVPPNDPAALAKALTSLLDDPARRREMGIAGRLRTERLFNGPRNAAALMDFLKRVVDDARGRKAAPANRPIAVPIGGRRSTIRSTRSS, from the coding sequence ATGGATACATATCGATTTGGATTCGTCATGGAACAGGCCCTGGGCCACCGCGTTTATCATCGCAACCTTGAAACATGGAGCCGCGGCGATACGTCGTATGAAGCAACCTGGATGTCCGTCCCTTCATGGCGGGACGATCGCTGGAACCGCCTCCCCCTGCTGAATCGCAACTACTCCGTGAGGATGAGCTTTCGCGCTCGCGACCTGGTTCGGGCGAGGCAAGCCGAAGGCCCCTCGTTCGACGCCCTGTTCTACCACACCTTCGTCTCCTCCCTGTTCAACCGCGGGGCCTCGCGCGATTCGCCCGTGGTGATTTCGATGGACGCCACTCCACTGGGGTTCGACGCCTTGGGCGCGGGGTATGGCCACAAGGCCGACGCCCCCGGCCTGGCCAGTCGCCTGAAGCTCCGATGGTACAAACGCCTGTTCAACTCCGCCGCCGCCGTCACCTGCTGGAACCGATGGACGGCCGAGAGCCTTATGAACGACTACGACGTGGAGCCGTCCCGAATCTCGGTCATCTCGCCAGGCGCCGACCTGGATCGGTGGAAGCCCACACATCGCGACGATCGCGACAACGCCCGGCCTCGCCTGCTGTTCCTGGGCGGCGAGTTCGAGCGCAAGGGAGGGCGCGTCCTCCTGGACGTCTTCCGTTCGCACCTGGCCGATCGCTGTGAACTCGACATCGTCTCCGACGAGGCGCCGATCGAATCCGAGGGGCCGATCCGCGTCCATCGCGGCGTCACCCACGAGAAGGGAGGGTTGAAGGCCCTCTTCGACGCGGCTGACGTGTTCGTCCTCCCCACCCGGGGCGACACCTTGCCGCTGGCGATCACGGAGGCGATGGCGAGCGGGCTTCCGGTCGTCTCCTGTCGCGTCGGCGCCATTCATGAGCAGGTCGTCGAGGGGGAGACCGGGCTGCTGGTGCCTCCGAACGACCCGGCCGCCCTGGCGAAGGCCTTGACCTCGCTCCTGGACGACCCGGCCCGGCGGCGGGAGATGGGGATCGCCGGCCGCCTCCGCACCGAGAGGCTCTTCAACGGTCCACGCAACGCCGCGGCCTTGATGGACTTCTTGAAGAGGGTCGTCGACGACGCTCGCGGCCGCAAAGCGGCTCCAGCGAATCGCCCGATCGCGGTCCCGATCGGCGGTCGGCGTTCGACGATTCGATCGACTCGATCGTCCTGA
- a CDS encoding FG-GAP repeat domain-containing protein, translating into MRTHQTTTRRRRTGGTRGFDLLEGRQLMTLGLVQFGPPAPVAFEGNPNSTGLADFDGDGKLDLATALGGANLGVTLGNGDGTFQAAQYFTGDPSPFFPSTISIAVGDFNNDGKPDLATSTFSTNQLSVILNESTGAGNLAFGDPITQGAGAEPVYVVVGDFNRDGKLDVATANIAADESASVGILLGNGDGTFQDVQFVAAGANSDSLVVGDFNGDGIPDLAVTYGADAGPSANKVGVLLGDGDGTFQDVRFFNAGTAPTALAIGDFNRDGVPDIAAANEESNNVSILIGDGSGNFTARYTLPVGKAPNAIAAADFNGDGRLDLAVSNSGDQSLTVLYGKGNGDFYRCRPANRAFAVGGASTGKISLGRLTRGARPDVVVPTVDHVAVLINGAHPRQPRVARLRWR; encoded by the coding sequence ATGAGGACGCACCAGACGACGACCCGACGGCGTAGGACGGGCGGGACGAGGGGATTCGACCTGCTGGAAGGACGTCAGTTGATGACGTTGGGTCTGGTCCAGTTCGGCCCCCCGGCCCCGGTCGCCTTCGAGGGGAACCCGAACTCGACGGGCCTGGCCGACTTCGACGGCGACGGCAAGCTCGACCTGGCCACCGCGCTGGGGGGCGCGAATCTGGGCGTGACGCTGGGGAACGGCGACGGCACCTTCCAGGCCGCCCAGTACTTCACCGGCGACCCGTCGCCGTTCTTCCCGTCGACCATCTCGATCGCCGTGGGCGACTTCAACAACGACGGCAAGCCCGACCTGGCGACCAGCACGTTCTCCACCAACCAGCTCAGCGTGATCCTGAACGAGAGCACCGGCGCGGGGAACCTGGCCTTCGGCGATCCCATCACCCAGGGCGCGGGGGCGGAGCCAGTCTACGTGGTCGTCGGCGACTTCAACCGCGACGGCAAGTTGGACGTCGCCACGGCGAACATCGCCGCCGATGAGAGCGCCTCGGTCGGCATCCTGTTGGGGAACGGCGACGGCACCTTCCAGGACGTCCAGTTCGTCGCCGCCGGCGCGAACTCGGATTCGCTCGTCGTGGGCGACTTCAACGGCGACGGGATTCCCGACCTGGCCGTGACCTACGGAGCCGACGCCGGGCCTTCGGCGAACAAGGTCGGCGTCCTGCTGGGGGACGGCGACGGGACCTTCCAGGACGTCCGCTTCTTCAACGCCGGGACGGCCCCGACCGCGCTGGCGATCGGCGATTTCAACCGTGACGGCGTCCCCGACATCGCCGCGGCCAATGAGGAAAGCAACAACGTCAGCATCCTGATCGGCGACGGCAGCGGGAACTTCACCGCGAGGTATACCCTCCCCGTGGGCAAGGCCCCCAACGCGATCGCCGCCGCCGACTTCAACGGCGACGGCCGGCTCGACCTGGCCGTCTCCAACTCCGGCGACCAGAGCCTGACGGTTCTCTACGGCAAGGGGAACGGCGACTTCTACCGCTGCCGGCCCGCCAACCGAGCCTTCGCCGTGGGAGGCGCGTCCACCGGCAAGATCTCCTTGGGTCGGCTCACTCGCGGCGCCCGCCCCGACGTCGTGGTCCCCACCGTCGACCACGTCGCCGTCCTTATCAACGGCGCCCACCCCCGCCAGCCGCGCGTCGCCCGCCTGCGGTGGCGTTGA
- a CDS encoding ADP-ribosylglycohydrolase family protein encodes MLGAIAGDVIGSVYEARPIKTTRFPLFHPLCQFTDDTVLTVAMADHLLRGEPYAELMKRYFRAHPDAGYGGMFIQWALMDESEPYNSWGNGSAMRTSPVGYAFETMDETLAAAKAGAEVTHDHPEGIKGAQAIAAAVFLARTGRDKDAIKECVESRFSYNLDRTLDEIRPMYSFEVSCRHSVPQAIRAFLESTDFESAVRLAISLGGDSDTLACMAGAIAQPFYGGVPEPIHRRVLEILDDDLAAVTREFSERFNCP; translated from the coding sequence ATGCTGGGGGCGATCGCCGGAGACGTGATCGGCTCGGTGTATGAGGCGAGACCGATCAAGACGACGCGGTTTCCGCTGTTCCATCCGCTCTGCCAGTTCACCGACGACACGGTGCTGACGGTTGCAATGGCCGATCATCTTCTGCGCGGGGAGCCGTACGCGGAGTTGATGAAGCGGTACTTCCGCGCTCATCCGGACGCCGGCTACGGGGGCATGTTCATCCAGTGGGCGCTGATGGATGAATCCGAGCCTTACAACAGTTGGGGGAACGGTTCGGCCATGCGGACGAGTCCCGTCGGCTACGCCTTCGAGACGATGGACGAAACGCTGGCGGCCGCGAAGGCCGGAGCCGAGGTCACGCACGACCACCCGGAGGGAATCAAGGGCGCGCAGGCGATCGCCGCCGCCGTGTTCCTGGCGCGGACCGGTCGCGACAAGGATGCGATCAAGGAATGCGTCGAATCGCGATTCTCATACAATCTGGATCGAACGCTCGACGAGATCCGGCCGATGTACTCCTTCGAGGTCTCCTGCCGGCACAGCGTCCCCCAGGCGATCCGGGCGTTCCTGGAGTCGACCGACTTCGAAAGCGCCGTGCGGCTGGCGATCTCTCTGGGGGGTGACAGCGACACCCTCGCCTGCATGGCCGGCGCGATCGCCCAGCCCTTCTACGGCGGCGTCCCCGAACCGATCCACCGCCGCGTCCTTGAGATCCTCGACGACGACCTGGCCGCCGTGACCCGTGAGTTCTCCGAGCGTTTCAACTGCCCGTGA
- a CDS encoding metallophosphoesterase family protein, which translates to MARVIAIGDVHGCSTALGALIEAVEPRPTDLIVTLGDYIDRGPDSRGVLDQLIELGRRCRLVPILGNHDQMLLDVRIGKYPIFWFFDIGGTTTLDSYGPGRELSLIPDEHYEFLEGCLDYHETATHIFTHANYFPDVPMAEQHAGTLRWESIREMTPGPHESGKTVIVGHTPQRTGEILDLGHLVCIDTYCHGGGWLTALEVKTGEFWRANQRGEVEAG; encoded by the coding sequence ATGGCCCGCGTGATCGCGATCGGCGACGTCCACGGCTGCTCGACGGCGCTGGGGGCGTTGATCGAGGCCGTCGAGCCTCGGCCCACCGACCTGATCGTGACGCTGGGCGACTACATCGACCGCGGCCCCGACAGCCGGGGCGTGCTGGATCAGCTCATCGAGCTAGGCCGGCGCTGCCGATTGGTCCCGATCCTGGGCAACCACGACCAGATGCTGCTGGACGTCCGAATCGGCAAGTACCCGATCTTTTGGTTCTTCGACATCGGCGGGACCACGACGCTCGACTCGTACGGCCCGGGGCGGGAGCTTTCCCTCATCCCGGACGAACACTACGAGTTCCTGGAGGGCTGCCTGGACTACCACGAAACGGCCACTCACATCTTCACGCACGCCAATTACTTCCCCGACGTGCCGATGGCCGAGCAGCACGCCGGAACCCTGCGTTGGGAGTCGATCCGCGAGATGACGCCCGGCCCGCACGAGTCGGGCAAGACCGTGATCGTCGGCCATACTCCCCAGCGCACGGGAGAGATCCTCGACCTGGGTCATCTGGTCTGCATCGACACCTACTGCCACGGCGGCGGCTGGCTCACCGCTTTGGAGGTGAAGACGGGCGAGTTTTGGAGGGCGAACCAGCGAGGCGAGGTTGAGGCGGGGTAG